One genomic segment of Brassica napus cultivar Da-Ae chromosome A3, Da-Ae, whole genome shotgun sequence includes these proteins:
- the LOC111215616 gene encoding transmembrane 9 superfamily member 1, whose protein sequence is MASSSAFSVYSAVACVFLLLSPALASESDHKYQADEQVTLWVNKVGPYNNPQETYNYYSLPFCRKTENSIHKWGGLGEVLGGNELIDSQIDIKFLKNVDRSVICQLELDEAKVKHFKDAIENSYWFELFMDDLPLWGFVGELPPGKKSENGKHALYTHKSINVKYNKDQIIHVNLTQDNLIPLEAGRTVELTYSVNWIPTDVTFARRFDVYLDYPFFEHQIHWFSIFNSFMMVIFLTGLVSMILMRTLRNDYAKYAREDDDLESLERDVNEESGWKLVHGDVFRPPSSLVLLSAVVGTGAQLALLVLLVILMAIIGTLYVGRGAIVTTFIVCYALTSFISGYVSGGMYSRSGGKHWIKCMILTASLFPFLCFGIGFVLNTIAIFYGSLAAIPFGTMVVVFVIWGFISFPLALLGTVVGRNWSGAPNNPCRVKTIPRPIPEKKWYLTPSVVSLMGGLLPFGSIFIEMYFVFTSFWNYKVYYVYGFMLLVFLILLVVTVCVTIVGTYFLLNAENYHWQWTSFFSAASTAVYVYLYSIYYYYVKTKMFGFFQTSFYFGYTLMFCLGLGILCGAVGFLGSNLFVRRIYRNIKCD, encoded by the exons TATCAAGCTGATGAGCAGGTTACTCTTTGGGTTAACAAAGTTGGCCCATATAATAATCCACAAGAAACATATAACTATTATAGCCTCCCGTTTTGCCGCAAAACTGAAAACAGCATTCACAAATGGGGTGGTCTTGGTGAGGTCCTTGGTGGAAATGAGCTCATCGACAGCCAGATAGACATAAAGTTCTTGA AAAATGTTGACAGAAGCGTGATCTGTCAGTTGGAACTTGATGAAGCTAAGGTCAAGCATTTCAAAGATGCCATCGAAAATAGTTACTGGTTTGAGTTGTTTATGG ATGATTTGCCTTTGTGGG GTTTTGTGGGCGAGCTGCCTCCTGGAAAGAAAAGTGAAAACGGCAAGCATGCTCTTTACACTCATAAGAGTATTAATGTCAAATACAACAAAGACCAG ATTATTCATGTGAATCTCACACAAGATAATCTAATACCGTTAGAAGCTGGGAGGACGGTGGAGTTGACATATTCTGTGAATTGGATCCCAACCGACGTCACATTTGCTCGTCGTTTTGATGTTTATCTAGACTATCCGTTCTTCGAACACCAG ATCCATTGGTTCTCCATCTTTAACTCGTTCATGATGGTTATCTTCCTCACTGGTTTGGTCTCAATGATATTAATGAGGACTCTAAGAAATGATTATGCCAAATATGCTCGGGAAGACGACGACCTGGAGAGCTTG GAACGGGATGTAAATGAAGAATCTGGATGGAAACTCGTACACGGAGATGTATTCCGACCACCAAGTAGTCTGGTTCTTCTCTCGGCTGTTGTTGGTACAGGTGCACAGTTGGCATTGCTTGTTCTTCTTGTCATATTAATGGCAATCATTGGGACACTTTATGTTGG GAGAGGAGCGATCGTCACAACTTTTATAGTTTGCTACGCTCTGACGTCATTTATCTCTGGTTATGTGAGCGGTGGAATGTACTCAAGAAGTGGTG GTAAGCATTGGATCAAGTGCATGATCCTCACAGCTTCCCTCTTCCCATTCTTGTGCTTTGGGATTGGATTCGTCCTAAACACAATCGCCATTTTCTACGGTTCTCTTGCTGCTATTCCTTTCGGAACAATGGTGGTTGTCTTCGTAATTTGGGGTTTCATTTCGTTCCCTCTTGCCCTCCTCGGGACAGTCGTTGGTAGAAACTGGAGTGGTGCCCCAAACAATCCATGCCGAGTGAAGACAATCCCACGTCCTATCCCTGAGAAAAAGTGGTACTTGACTCCATCAGTAGTCTCTCTTATGGGAGGTCTCTTACCCTTTGGCAGCATCTTCATTGAAATGTACTTTGTCTTCACATCCTTCTGGAATTACAAG GTATACTATGTGTACGGGTTTATGCTGCTTGTCTTTTTGATTCTTCTTGTGGTGACCGTCTGTGTGACGATCGTGGGAACATACTTCTTGCTGAATGCGGAAAACTATCACTGGCAATGGACATCGTTCTTCTCAGCTGCTTCTACCGCGGTTTACGTCTACTTATACTCGATCTATTACTACTACGTAAAGACGAAGATGTTTGGGTTTTTCCAGACCAGCTTCTACTTCGGATACACCTTGATGTTCTGTCTGGGCCTCGGAATCCTTTGCG GAGCTGTGGGGTTCTTAGGATCAAATCTGTTTGTGAGAAGGATCTATAGAAACATCAAGTGCGACTAG
- the LOC106380499 gene encoding ferredoxin, leaf L-A-like — MASTALSSAIVGTSFIRRQTAPISLRSLPLANTQSLFGLKSGTTHGGRVIAMATYKVQFITPEGEQEVECDDDVYVLDAAEEAGIDLPYSCRAGSCSSCAGKFVSGSVDQSDQSFLDDDQIAEGFFLTCAAYPTFDVTIETHREDDIV, encoded by the coding sequence ATGGCCTCAACAGCTCTCTCAAGCGCCATCGTCGGAACATCCTTCATTCGTCGTCAAACAGCTCCTATCAGCCTCCGCTCCCTCCCCTTAGCCAACACTCAATCCCTCTTCGGTCTCAAATCAGGCACCACACATGGTGGACGCGTCATTGCCATGGCTACATACAAGGTCCAGTTCATCACTCCTGAAGGAGAGCAAGAGGTTGAGTGCGACGACGACGTCTACGTCCTTGACGCTGCTGAGGAAGCCGGAATCGACTTGCCTTACTCTTGCCGTGCTGGTTCCTGCTCGAGCTGTGCAGGTAAATTTGTGTCTGGATCTGTTGACCAGTCTGACCAGAGTTTCCTCGATGATGACCAAATTGCGGAAGGATTCTTTCTCACTTGTGCGGCTTATCCTACTTTCGATGTTACCATTGAGACCCACAGAGAAGATGACATTGTTTAA